A window of Psychroflexus sp. ALD_RP9 contains these coding sequences:
- a CDS encoding DUF1801 domain-containing protein, whose amino-acid sequence MNNSREEQILNEYLSVYHEPVRDICLKLRSFVVKSQPEANQLIYDGYNAVSIVFSLSDKMRDAFCHLAVYKNHVNFGFNRGAEIKNPELKLEGKGKLIRHFKVKDMENLPKKELSILLKKAVEISLLKNPNLKTDSPKSKILIKPTSGKKLRPKLS is encoded by the coding sequence ATGAATAATTCAAGAGAAGAGCAAATATTGAATGAATATCTCTCAGTATATCATGAACCAGTAAGGGATATTTGTTTGAAATTAAGAAGCTTTGTAGTAAAGAGCCAACCTGAAGCAAATCAACTAATATATGACGGATATAATGCAGTTTCGATTGTATTTTCGTTAAGCGATAAAATGCGGGACGCCTTTTGTCACCTTGCAGTTTATAAGAACCACGTAAATTTCGGTTTTAATAGAGGAGCAGAAATAAAAAATCCTGAGTTAAAACTAGAGGGTAAAGGTAAGCTGATTAGACACTTTAAAGTGAAAGACATGGAAAATCTTCCAAAAAAAGAGCTATCAATTCTATTGAAAAAAGCAGTCGAAATATCTTTATTAAAAAATCCGAATCTAAAAACTGATAGCCCAAAAAGTAAAATATTGATAAAACCAACATCTGGAAAAAAGCTAAGGCCTAAACTTTCTTAA
- a CDS encoding DNA cytosine methyltransferase, producing the protein MSVKKTYIDLFAGCGGLSLGLYNSGLWKGLFAIEKSPDAFETFSHNLIKNNNHFNWPDWLPKSHHDINEIIKNYSSELTLLRGKIDLVAGGPPCQGFSTAGKRMENDSRNKLIKSYIKFIRHVQPKVIFFENVKGFTQKFDKNKIQGKVYSEYVKNALEYTPKGEKYLGYKVEGRLIDFSEYGVPQKRTRFILVGIRKDIAKRTKPIDFFDLIRKEREKFLVSKGIGLTNSLEDAISDLLRINETASPDTPSFKTGFYNKIKSEYQKLLKGDYAKKIPDSHRFAKHNASTVEKFEYILKNGARNKSLSDEIKEKFNLKKRTIIPLSGTTPTPTITTLPDDYVHYCEPRILTVREYARIQSFNDWYEFKGKYTTGGKRRTQEVPRYSQIGNAIPPLFGEQAGITINNLI; encoded by the coding sequence ATGAGTGTTAAGAAAACATATATTGACCTGTTTGCTGGTTGTGGTGGTCTTTCACTCGGTCTTTATAATTCTGGCTTATGGAAAGGACTATTTGCTATTGAAAAAAGTCCAGATGCGTTTGAAACATTTAGTCACAATCTAATTAAGAACAACAACCATTTCAATTGGCCTGATTGGTTGCCGAAATCACATCACGATATCAATGAAATTATTAAAAACTATAGTAGCGAATTAACATTATTAAGAGGGAAAATTGATTTGGTAGCTGGTGGACCTCCTTGCCAAGGTTTTTCAACTGCTGGGAAAAGAATGGAAAATGACTCAAGAAACAAATTAATCAAATCTTACATAAAGTTTATTCGTCATGTACAACCAAAAGTTATCTTTTTTGAAAATGTAAAAGGTTTTACTCAAAAATTTGATAAAAATAAAATTCAAGGAAAAGTATATTCAGAATATGTAAAAAATGCATTAGAATATACTCCAAAAGGCGAAAAATATTTAGGGTATAAAGTAGAAGGTCGTCTTATTGATTTTTCGGAATATGGTGTTCCGCAAAAAAGAACTCGTTTCATTTTAGTAGGTATTAGAAAAGATATTGCCAAAAGAACAAAACCGATAGATTTTTTTGATTTAATAAGAAAAGAACGAGAAAAATTCCTTGTTAGTAAAGGTATTGGTCTAACAAATAGTTTGGAAGATGCTATATCAGACTTATTAAGAATTAATGAAACAGCATCTCCAGACACGCCATCATTTAAGACTGGGTTCTATAACAAAATTAAATCTGAATATCAAAAACTTTTAAAAGGAGATTACGCAAAAAAAATTCCTGACAGTCATAGATTTGCAAAGCACAATGCGTCTACCGTTGAAAAATTTGAATATATTCTTAAAAACGGAGCTAGAAACAAATCGCTATCAGACGAAATAAAAGAAAAATTTAATCTTAAAAAAAGAACTATAATTCCATTATCTGGAACTACTCCTACTCCAACAATTACTACTTTACCAGATGATTATGTGCACTATTGTGAACCTAGAATTTTAACAGTTCGAGAATATGCAAGAATCCAGTCATTTAACGATTGGTATGAATTTAAAGGTAAATACACAACTGGTGGAAAAAGAAGGACACAAGAAGTGCCTCGTTATTCACAAATTGGCAATGCAATCCCACCTTTATTCGGTGAACAAGCTGGAATTACAATAAACAACTTGATTTAA
- a CDS encoding sensor histidine kinase encodes MQKPLQFKISSALKNIIGRDLITDDFIAVFELVKNAYDAHATRVDVIFEDIYSDNGKIIIKDNGKGMSYQDLLAKWLFVARSSKKEGDEEDSYKNYRDKIKVKRAYAGAKGIGRFSCDRLGSELYLETIKDEKNAKVEALITDWNKFEEDSNNEFVNVSVLHETLKKSSYGIENGTVLEISNLNSYWDRKKFERLKDSLTRLINPSTIQDEDSFKIFLSVEEEREGDLKQKKKNNKLVEKGNLDKSEVDYFDIINGEIKNPIFETLQLKTSYIESNVQKDKIVTTLYEAGQLVYKIIEKNPFKDLINIHYSIYFLNHSAKLTFARRMGVDSVEYGHIFVYKNGLRIYPYGERWEDPFKMDNRKAQGYSRYLGTREVLGYISINGENNNLRETSSRGDGFIRTKSYENLETQFYETLKKLEKYTIEITDWGNFLSENDYININESFIKNKGKENEREFNVNDNLSKLISNLSNSKSVVSFEIAPNILSLLESKSEGSAEGILKNISDSLNDNNFDKNEVKKTIKSVEKKLSDLKKSKEEAEEEALEKHIENEGLKAELDSEIANRLFSDSVIGREKKDLLSLQHQITHTANNISWSLDKLTELIENEESKDKLLNRVQNISLEVQKIVSSSRFVTKANFSTEASRITEDIVSFINHYIEKIYVPNDSYIHSRNQIEINIKTPKNLKKVMSFRPLEITVLLDNLFVNSRKADATKIDLTWIKTKDNLLLNFKDNGNGIPDEILSKIFNFKFSTTDGSGIGLYHTKKILKKYNGNIIASENISEGAEFQITLPI; translated from the coding sequence ATGCAGAAACCACTACAATTTAAAATAAGTTCTGCATTAAAAAATATAATTGGCAGAGACTTAATTACAGATGATTTTATTGCAGTTTTTGAGTTAGTTAAAAACGCATATGATGCCCACGCAACAAGAGTTGATGTTATTTTCGAAGATATTTATTCTGACAATGGAAAAATAATTATCAAGGATAATGGCAAAGGCATGAGCTATCAAGATTTACTTGCTAAGTGGCTTTTTGTAGCTCGTTCATCAAAAAAAGAAGGAGACGAGGAAGATAGTTATAAAAATTACAGAGATAAAATTAAAGTTAAGAGAGCTTACGCAGGAGCTAAAGGCATTGGTAGATTTTCTTGTGACAGATTAGGTAGTGAACTATATCTTGAAACTATAAAAGATGAAAAAAACGCAAAAGTAGAAGCTTTAATAACCGATTGGAACAAATTTGAAGAAGACAGTAATAATGAATTTGTAAATGTAAGCGTCTTACACGAGACGTTAAAAAAGAGTTCATATGGTATTGAAAACGGAACAGTCCTTGAAATTTCCAATCTTAATAGTTATTGGGATAGGAAGAAGTTTGAAAGACTCAAAGATTCATTAACAAGACTAATAAACCCCTCAACTATTCAAGATGAAGATTCATTTAAAATTTTTCTCTCTGTTGAAGAAGAACGAGAAGGTGACCTAAAACAAAAAAAGAAAAATAATAAACTTGTTGAGAAAGGTAACTTGGATAAATCTGAGGTAGACTATTTTGATATAATTAATGGTGAAATCAAAAATCCAATTTTTGAGACCTTGCAATTGAAAACTAGCTATATAGAGTCAAATGTTCAGAAAGATAAAATTGTCACTACATTATATGAAGCAGGTCAACTAGTTTATAAAATAATAGAAAAAAATCCTTTTAAAGATTTAATAAATATTCACTATTCAATTTATTTCTTAAACCATTCAGCCAAGTTAACTTTTGCAAGAAGGATGGGTGTAGATTCAGTTGAATATGGTCATATTTTTGTCTATAAAAACGGTCTAAGAATTTATCCCTATGGCGAAAGATGGGAAGACCCTTTTAAAATGGATAATAGAAAGGCTCAAGGATATAGCAGGTATTTAGGCACTAGAGAGGTTTTAGGCTACATTTCTATTAATGGTGAGAATAATAACCTTAGAGAAACTTCAAGTCGTGGAGATGGTTTTATAAGAACTAAATCTTATGAAAATTTGGAAACTCAATTCTATGAAACACTAAAAAAATTAGAAAAATATACTATTGAAATTACAGATTGGGGGAATTTCTTATCTGAGAATGATTACATTAATATTAATGAATCTTTTATTAAAAATAAAGGAAAAGAAAATGAAAGGGAATTTAATGTTAATGATAATTTAAGTAAACTAATTTCAAACTTATCAAATTCAAAATCTGTTGTTAGTTTTGAAATTGCTCCAAATATTTTAAGCCTCTTAGAATCAAAAAGCGAAGGTTCTGCGGAAGGAATATTAAAAAACATTTCAGATTCTTTAAATGACAATAATTTTGATAAAAATGAAGTCAAAAAAACCATCAAAAGTGTAGAGAAAAAACTCTCTGATTTAAAGAAAAGCAAAGAAGAAGCAGAGGAAGAAGCGCTTGAAAAACATATTGAGAATGAAGGTCTCAAAGCTGAACTAGATTCTGAAATTGCAAATCGGTTGTTTAGTGATTCTGTTATAGGAAGAGAGAAGAAAGACCTTTTAAGTCTTCAACATCAAATAACTCATACAGCAAATAATATTTCCTGGTCGCTAGATAAACTTACCGAGCTTATTGAGAATGAAGAATCAAAGGATAAACTTTTAAATCGTGTTCAGAATATTAGTTTAGAGGTACAAAAAATAGTTAGTTCTTCAAGATTTGTCACCAAAGCTAATTTTAGCACTGAAGCTAGTCGAATTACCGAAGACATTGTTAGCTTTATCAATCACTATATCGAAAAAATATATGTCCCAAATGATTCCTATATACATTCAAGAAATCAAATCGAAATAAATATAAAAACTCCTAAAAACCTTAAAAAAGTAATGAGTTTTAGGCCACTTGAAATTACAGTTCTACTTGACAACTTATTTGTAAACTCAAGAAAGGCAGATGCAACTAAAATTGATTTGACTTGGATTAAAACTAAAGATAATCTATTGTTAAATTTTAAGGATAATGGTAACGGTATACCTGATGAAATTTTAAGTAAAATTTTTAACTTTAAATTCAGCACAACTGATGGTTCCGGTATAGGGTTATATCACACGAAAAAAATACTAAAGAAATATAATGGAAATATTATTGCCTCAGAAAATATTTCTGAAGGTGCTGAATTTCAAATAACATTACCAATATGA
- a CDS encoding prepilin-type N-terminal cleavage/methylation domain-containing protein, whose product MVKKYLSKHSTVFLKKKLPAYNLQEILIVLAIIGILLLIALPNLMPLISKAKSVEAQTQLKYLYNAQTTHRYMYSKYAMELEALDFEAPRTVEENGNANYSYEILKVDNNSFKARATAVTDFDGDGVFNVWVIDENGIPKQEVKD is encoded by the coding sequence ATGGTTAAAAAATATTTGTCTAAACATTCAACAGTTTTTTTGAAAAAAAAACTTCCTGCCTATAACCTTCAGGAAATCCTGATCGTTTTAGCTATTATTGGCATATTGTTATTAATAGCTCTACCTAACTTAATGCCATTAATAAGCAAAGCCAAAAGTGTAGAAGCCCAAACCCAATTAAAGTACCTTTACAATGCACAAACTACGCATCGCTATATGTATTCTAAATATGCAATGGAGTTAGAAGCTTTAGATTTTGAGGCGCCGAGAACAGTAGAGGAAAATGGGAATGCAAACTACAGCTATGAAATTCTAAAAGTTGATAACAATAGCTTCAAAGCAAGAGCAACGGCCGTAACAGATTTTGATGGAGATGGGGTTTTTAATGTTTGGGTAATCGATGAAAATGGAATTCCAAAACAAGAGGTTAAAGACTAA
- a CDS encoding prepilin peptidase gives MWWLKIISAVVLFAIVYQDLKYRAVSWFWFPILAIGLGTLHYLNSLFEVFVLHSLINLGFVLLILILLYAYISFRGKYKFSKAMGSGDVVMFIALSPAMASITFIVCFIFSILLAMILSLVFNKKDKKNIPLAGYMAVFFTFIYLAYWNGFLTQLYTI, from the coding sequence ATGTGGTGGCTAAAAATCATTTCAGCTGTTGTACTATTTGCTATTGTTTATCAAGACCTCAAATATAGGGCAGTTAGTTGGTTTTGGTTTCCAATTTTAGCTATTGGTTTAGGCACTTTACACTACTTAAATTCACTTTTTGAAGTATTTGTTTTACATTCACTAATCAATTTAGGCTTTGTACTTTTAATACTCATTCTGCTTTATGCTTATATAAGTTTTAGAGGTAAATATAAGTTTTCAAAAGCTATGGGTAGTGGTGATGTAGTCATGTTTATAGCTTTAAGCCCCGCTATGGCAAGTATAACTTTTATCGTATGTTTTATTTTTTCTATTTTACTAGCCATGATATTGTCTTTGGTATTTAATAAAAAAGATAAAAAGAATATTCCCTTAGCAGGTTATATGGCGGTGTTTTTTACATTTATATATCTTGCATATTGGAATGGTTTTTTGACTCAATTATATACAATTTAA
- a CDS encoding GspE/PulE family protein, which produces MAQLQIQTHLKQLVSDEQAYLYRIIPVAYDQDSISFLTDKVTTDKTRELQILFDKTVFLEEESASKIDELLSFNFRKKQQSSQFNYSEDFILNLLYNAKSVSGSDIHLEPYEDNARIRFRIDGKLIEQHIVRLEDYPVLVNKIKIKANLDISEKRLPQDGRISINAKGEEFDIRVSSLPTLYGEKIVMRILNKDANALDIQDLGMTKKELREYQEQVQKPNGIILISGPTGSGKTTTLYATLKQLNTNETNILTIEDPIEYTLKGINQVQLKESIGLDFPNTLKTFLRQDPDIIMIGEIRDAKTANMAVRAALTGHLVLSTIHTNSAWATINRLIDMGIPSYLLASTLNMSLAQRLLRTLCPHCKTKNPADPNDFPEHYKIPKDLQTYYKPVGCPECYYTGYSGRKAIYEIIPIIKTLKEKIKNNDLEIEDHCIEHNITNLRQNALQLLKEGQTSAKEVYPFLLD; this is translated from the coding sequence ATGGCACAACTTCAGATACAAACACATCTCAAACAACTGGTTTCAGACGAACAGGCGTATTTGTATCGTATTATTCCGGTTGCATATGATCAAGACTCTATAAGTTTTCTGACTGATAAGGTTACAACTGATAAAACTAGAGAGCTTCAAATTCTATTCGATAAAACCGTATTTCTGGAAGAAGAATCAGCTTCAAAGATAGATGAATTACTTTCCTTTAATTTTAGAAAAAAACAACAGTCTTCTCAGTTTAATTATTCAGAAGATTTTATTCTAAATTTGCTTTACAATGCTAAATCTGTTTCTGGGAGTGATATTCACTTAGAGCCTTATGAGGATAATGCAAGAATACGTTTTAGAATTGATGGTAAACTAATTGAACAACATATTGTTCGTTTAGAAGATTACCCTGTTTTGGTCAATAAAATTAAAATCAAAGCCAATTTAGATATTTCTGAAAAACGTTTGCCTCAAGATGGGCGCATTAGTATTAATGCGAAGGGAGAAGAGTTTGATATCCGCGTGTCTAGCCTACCGACACTTTACGGAGAAAAGATCGTTATGCGGATTCTTAATAAAGATGCAAATGCTCTTGATATCCAAGATTTAGGAATGACAAAAAAGGAGTTGCGAGAATACCAAGAGCAAGTCCAAAAACCAAATGGGATTATTTTAATTTCTGGTCCAACAGGATCTGGTAAAACCACAACGCTTTACGCTACTTTAAAACAGCTTAACACCAACGAAACGAATATTCTTACCATTGAAGATCCTATCGAATATACACTGAAAGGCATCAACCAGGTTCAACTTAAGGAAAGCATAGGCTTAGATTTTCCTAATACTTTAAAAACATTCTTACGGCAAGACCCCGATATTATAATGATAGGAGAGATCAGAGATGCCAAAACGGCCAATATGGCTGTTAGAGCGGCTCTCACGGGACATTTGGTGTTGTCAACAATTCATACAAATTCAGCCTGGGCAACCATCAACAGACTGATAGATATGGGTATCCCGTCTTACTTACTAGCAAGTACATTAAATATGTCTTTAGCCCAGCGTTTACTGAGAACACTTTGCCCGCATTGTAAAACTAAAAACCCAGCTGATCCAAATGATTTTCCTGAGCATTATAAAATACCAAAAGACTTACAAACTTATTACAAGCCGGTAGGTTGTCCGGAGTGTTATTATACAGGATATTCGGGCAGGAAAGCCATTTATGAAATTATTCCGATAATTAAAACACTCAAAGAAAAAATAAAAAATAATGATTTAGAGATTGAAGATCATTGCATTGAACATAATATTACTAATTTGCGACAAAACGCACTTCAACTTTTAAAGGAAGGGCAGACCTCTGCTAAAGAAGTCTATCCATTTTTATTAGATTAA
- a CDS encoding type II secretion system protein GspD: MKIKLNRLDFKIIAIILVFLLFQNTYAQDNSRLDSLRVKLTELAKSNEGLSEKFETELNISNVTLQTLLMGVAEIHNININVDRSVTNISVTNNFQDVNIIDLLVFLCKEFKLTIDFTGNILSFKAYNPPEVIQKDPFEVKYEANDRVSLDIRNQKLFEVVKKISAETGKNLVYKPGLENTSINVYTNNARFESAMKQLAISNGLSIEYSEDNFIILTKQTEESNFSFNIDARSKIGYEVIDKQDKLLKVNFKNTPIKDIINALSLDLNLNVFTASPLDEAGQITFVAKEISFDELIKKMFESNSSQLKTSQQNNQNNNQNFSSNTRAQLSNKTTNFTFKKEKGIYYFGTESQLSLRKVELIQLKHRSVELLSDPSGGMTSRRSGGGRNLNIGSNAAFNSFNSSFNSRGLNNGLNRQNNNQSNFQQPNNSNLSQSQSSNILELIPENLTQDLKIKVDVEQNSLYVSGSSQKINRLRDFLEGIDKAVPVVLIEVMIIEVSRSSVVETGISWGIGEEPASTQGGLYPQTDITLGANTINRVIGGFDGFGSFNLGQVVPNFFATIKAMEANGNLKIRSTPKLSTLSGHRATFSNGQTSYYTVTQQNIVSGNNPVTNTITNFVPIDAELGLTVKPLVSGDGQVTLDIFVIQSNFGQRIEENAPPDINSREFSSLIRVRNGDIVVLGGLEEQTKDDSGSGVPLLARIPVIKWLFSQRRREDSKSKLTILIKPTVIN; encoded by the coding sequence ATGAAAATAAAATTGAATCGATTAGATTTTAAAATTATAGCCATTATCTTGGTTTTTCTGCTTTTTCAGAATACCTATGCTCAAGACAATTCAAGATTAGATAGTTTGCGAGTAAAACTGACTGAGCTTGCTAAATCTAACGAAGGCTTAAGCGAAAAGTTTGAAACTGAACTCAACATTAGTAATGTGACTTTACAAACGCTTCTAATGGGTGTTGCAGAAATCCATAACATCAATATTAATGTTGATAGAAGTGTAACTAATATTTCTGTGACCAATAATTTTCAGGATGTAAATATCATTGATTTATTGGTTTTTCTTTGTAAAGAGTTCAAGTTAACAATAGATTTTACAGGTAACATTTTATCCTTTAAAGCTTATAATCCACCAGAGGTGATTCAAAAAGATCCATTTGAAGTGAAATATGAAGCAAATGATCGGGTGTCTTTAGATATTCGAAACCAAAAACTTTTTGAAGTCGTCAAAAAGATTTCTGCTGAAACTGGAAAAAACCTAGTGTATAAACCTGGCCTAGAAAACACGTCTATTAATGTTTATACTAATAATGCAAGATTTGAAAGTGCTATGAAGCAATTGGCTATTTCTAATGGCTTAAGTATTGAATATTCAGAAGATAATTTTATAATCTTGACGAAGCAAACGGAAGAATCTAACTTCAGTTTTAATATTGATGCAAGGTCTAAAATTGGTTATGAGGTCATAGATAAGCAAGATAAATTACTTAAGGTCAATTTTAAAAACACACCAATCAAAGACATTATAAATGCTTTATCCTTAGATTTAAATTTAAATGTGTTCACAGCATCACCGCTTGATGAAGCTGGACAGATAACCTTTGTGGCTAAAGAGATTTCATTTGATGAACTGATTAAGAAAATGTTTGAAAGTAATTCAAGTCAGTTAAAAACATCACAACAAAATAATCAAAACAATAATCAAAATTTTTCAAGTAATACTAGAGCCCAATTGTCCAACAAGACTACAAATTTTACCTTCAAAAAAGAAAAAGGCATTTATTATTTTGGAACAGAATCTCAACTCAGCTTAAGAAAAGTTGAACTCATTCAGTTAAAACACCGTTCTGTAGAGCTCTTGTCTGATCCTTCAGGTGGTATGACTTCCAGAAGAAGTGGCGGTGGTAGAAACCTGAATATAGGTTCTAATGCCGCTTTTAATTCGTTCAACAGCTCATTTAACTCTAGAGGCCTTAATAATGGGCTAAATCGCCAAAATAATAATCAAAGCAACTTCCAACAACCTAATAATAGCAATTTAAGTCAATCTCAAAGTTCTAATATTTTAGAACTTATCCCAGAAAACCTCACGCAAGACCTAAAAATTAAAGTTGATGTTGAACAAAACAGCCTTTACGTTAGTGGCTCAAGCCAAAAGATTAATCGATTAAGAGATTTTTTAGAGGGTATAGATAAAGCAGTACCTGTTGTATTAATTGAAGTAATGATCATTGAAGTAAGTCGTAGTTCAGTTGTAGAAACGGGTATAAGTTGGGGAATCGGAGAGGAACCAGCTTCAACTCAGGGCGGTCTCTATCCTCAAACAGATATCACACTTGGGGCTAACACGATTAATCGAGTCATTGGTGGTTTTGATGGTTTTGGCTCTTTTAATTTAGGCCAAGTCGTACCTAACTTTTTTGCCACTATTAAAGCCATGGAGGCTAATGGCAACTTAAAAATACGCTCAACGCCTAAGCTTTCCACATTAAGTGGTCACAGGGCCACATTCTCGAATGGCCAAACCTCTTATTATACTGTTACACAGCAAAATATTGTATCAGGAAATAATCCAGTAACCAATACCATTACTAATTTTGTGCCGATTGATGCAGAATTAGGCCTTACTGTTAAACCCTTAGTGTCTGGTGATGGTCAAGTCACACTCGATATTTTCGTAATTCAATCTAATTTTGGCCAGCGTATTGAAGAAAATGCACCGCCTGATATCAATTCCAGAGAATTCAGTTCTCTAATTCGGGTACGGAACGGTGATATTGTGGTTTTAGGTGGCTTAGAGGAGCAAACCAAGGATGATTCAGGCTCAGGCGTACCTTTGCTCGCGAGAATACCTGTGATTAAATGGTTGTTTAGTCAACGAAGACGAGAAGATTCAAAATCTAAATTAACCATTCTGATTAAACCAACTGTAATCAACTAA
- a CDS encoding type II secretion system F family protein — MGIKIENKLKHKHQKLKSTSEEKENWLKRDIALFGQKFGSTTKSYFYTELHILLESGISLKQSLSVIQEGLKKKTEKDIISKLSDKIIKGASLSDAMKTFDHFLKYEYFSIKIGEETGTLSKVVKQLADYFERKTEYRKNIISALTYPLIILSTAVLVILFMLRYVVPMFEEIFRQQQVELPGITLFIVNVSQFIQSYAWGIIISFVVLIMLFFWLNKNDKFKQFQQGVLFRIPGVNTILKVAYTTQFIQAMSILLSAKVPMLNALYLVKDMIGFYPLKLRLNTIIHDIQKGMSLSQAIAKHSDFFKADVMAMVSVAEQTNATAYIFDKLSHRYNNMLQRQSKTLSTFLEPIIILIVGVFVGFILVAMYLPMFKLSTVMG; from the coding sequence ATGGGAATAAAGATTGAAAATAAATTAAAGCACAAGCATCAAAAACTAAAGTCCACTTCAGAAGAAAAGGAAAATTGGCTAAAGCGTGACATTGCACTTTTTGGCCAAAAATTTGGTTCTACAACTAAATCTTACTTTTATACCGAATTACATATCCTTTTAGAATCAGGAATTAGCTTAAAACAAAGCCTTAGTGTTATTCAAGAAGGCTTGAAGAAAAAAACTGAAAAAGATATCATTTCAAAACTCTCGGACAAAATTATAAAGGGTGCTAGTTTGTCTGATGCTATGAAAACCTTTGATCATTTTTTGAAATATGAATACTTCAGTATAAAAATTGGTGAAGAAACAGGTACTTTATCAAAAGTCGTTAAACAATTGGCCGATTATTTTGAACGTAAAACCGAATACCGTAAAAACATTATAAGTGCGTTAACCTATCCCTTAATTATTTTATCAACGGCTGTTTTAGTTATTTTATTTATGCTGAGGTATGTTGTCCCGATGTTTGAAGAAATCTTTAGACAGCAACAGGTTGAGCTGCCTGGTATCACTCTATTTATTGTAAACGTTTCACAGTTTATCCAAAGCTATGCCTGGGGTATAATCATTAGTTTTGTTGTACTCATAATGTTGTTTTTTTGGCTAAACAAAAACGACAAGTTTAAACAATTTCAGCAAGGGGTTTTATTCAGAATTCCTGGGGTTAATACAATATTAAAAGTGGCTTACACCACTCAGTTTATTCAAGCGATGAGTATTTTGTTATCGGCAAAAGTCCCTATGCTTAATGCCTTATACTTGGTCAAAGATATGATTGGTTTTTACCCGCTAAAATTGAGGCTAAATACAATCATTCATGACATTCAAAAAGGGATGTCGCTAAGTCAGGCCATAGCAAAACATAGCGATTTTTTTAAAGCTGATGTGATGGCTATGGTAAGTGTAGCTGAACAGACAAATGCAACGGCTTATATTTTTGATAAGCTGAGTCATCGCTACAACAATATGCTTCAGCGGCAATCTAAAACTTTAAGCACGTTTCTTGAGCCAATCATTATCCTGATCGTTGGAGTTTTTGTTGGCTTTATTTTGGTTGCCATGTATCTTCCGATGTTTAAGTTGAGTACAGTGATGGGATGA